The proteins below come from a single Myripristis murdjan chromosome 10, fMyrMur1.1, whole genome shotgun sequence genomic window:
- the LOC115366783 gene encoding caspase-3-like, which translates to MMSEGGSDGDVGSQGDSVDAFGFLKKKPSGTSQGNSKIPAEVDAQSSSKAVTNDDPDRYKMDYPCIGHCLIINNKNFHPGTGMKYRSGTDVDAAAAMKIFSRLGYKMKIANDQTVAQMTQLLLSFSREDHSNCASFVCVLLSHGDEGKIFGTDGHVELTDLTKYFKGAPCRSLVGKPKLFFIQACRGTDLDDGTTLQTDSEPEEASARIPVEADFLYAYSTAPGYYSWRNTSNGSWFMQALCEMLERHSKQLELMQIMTRVNRKVALDFESCSDLPGFSAKKQIPSIVSMLTKDFYFPR; encoded by the exons ATGATGTCAGAAGGCGGAAGTGATGGTGATGTTGGGAGCCAGGGGGACAGCGTGGACGCCTTCGGGTTTCTCAAAAAGAA gccATCTGGAACCTCCCAGGGAAATAGCAAGATTCCCGCGGAAGTCGATGCTCAGTCCAGCAGTAAAGCAGTTACCAATGATGACCCGGACCGCTACAAGATGGACTACCCCTGCATAGGACACTGTCTGattatcaacaacaaaaacttccACCCTGGCACAG gGATGAAGTATCGCAGTGGGACGGACGTGGATGCTGCTGCCGCTATGAAAATCTTCAGCCGTTTGGGCTATAAGATGAAGATCGCTAATGACCAGACTGTGGCACAGATGACACAACTGCTGTTGAgct TTTCTAGGGAGGACCACAGTAACTGTGCATcattcgtgtgtgtgttgttgagtCACGGAGATGAGGGGAAGATCTTTGGGACGGACGGGCACGTAGAGCTGACAGACCTGACTAAATACTTTAAAGGAGCCCCCTGTAGGAGTCTGGTGGGGAAACCCAAGCTCTTCTTCATACAG GCTTGCCGTGGCACCGATTTGGATGATGGCACCACCCTCCAGACAGACAGCGAACCCGAAGAAGCATCAGCGAGGATTCCTGTGGAGGCGGACTTCCTGTATGCATACTCCACAGCCCCAG GATACTACTCATGGAGGAACACATCCAACGGCTCGTGGTTCATGCAGGCGCTGTGTGAGATGCTGGAGCGTCACAGTAAGCAGCTGGAGCTGATGCAGATCATGACCCGAGTCAACCGCAAGGTGGCGCTGGACTTTGAATCTTGCTCCGACTTACCAGGATTCAGTGCCAAGAAACAAATCCCCTCGATCGTCTCAATGTTGACCAAAGACTTCTACTTTCCTCGCTAG